A genomic region of Procambarus clarkii isolate CNS0578487 chromosome 30, FALCON_Pclarkii_2.0, whole genome shotgun sequence contains the following coding sequences:
- the LOC123765449 gene encoding E3 ubiquitin-protein ligase RNF139 isoform X2, with translation MGVWSRLAFRVYYSWERQRRAAYLPPFFLQAAHSSGRHQRRTRTAGSRLTLLGVTLLLLLLLPWAAWLRVQQQAAHLMGVAGAPAPSVQARAAWERVEELGLLLVGVAGTLTAAVLASCGCLAVMADHQLQGVAAHEGSSSSKYLSFVRRVMMRTKRHILGFETLYMKMKNLSILLNQLVFFGMCERLLLRDERLSSLYTLMFFNVLAYSVSYVKELIQREDWSMYVNIARTSNVRHLALSSTKIVLEWTKAITFIITIVFMLLVFGLEKGLKNYHPTTGYLLITGVYFISTEKVFMDMFTSWLDYRKFEYFESMESFYCPAILISFHIILSSVITFLCVFTGNVRLIILSSFTNIRIKYRELSEGYLKPLKKELGLLAGYRVASRSEVRDHDDVCAICLARMSCARITQCQHFFHADCLRRCLKESHKCPICQYNI, from the exons ATGGGGGTGTGGTCACGCCTCGCCTTTCGTGTGTATTATTCGTGGGAGCGACAGAGACGGGCGGCATACCTGCCGCCCTTCTTCCTCCAGGCCGCCCACTCTAGTGGACGACATCAACGCCGGACTCGGACAGCAGGAAGTCGCCTAACTCTCCTTG GCGTGACGCTGCTTctactgctcctgctgccgtGGGCGGCGTGGTTGAGAGTACAGCAACAGGCCGCCCACTTGATGGGCGTGGCGGGCGCGCCCGCACCATCCGTACAGGCGAGGGCGGCGTGGGAGCGGGTGGAGGAGCTGGGCctcctgctggtgggtgtggctggcacCCTCACAGCGGCCGTGTTGGCCTcgtgtgggtgtctggctgtgaTGGCAGACCATCAACTTCAAG gtgtggcggcacacgagggcagcagcagcagcaaatatCTGTCGTTCGTTCGGCGTGTGATGATGAGGACCAAGCGACATATCCTGGGGTTCGAAACCCTCTACATGAAGATGAAAAATCTGTCCATCTTGCTCAACCAG CTTGTATTCTTCGGTATGTGTGAGAGGCTTCTGCTGAGGGACGAGCGGCTCTCCAGCTTGTACACTCTCATGTTCTTCAACGTCCTGGCCTACTCCGTCTCCTACGTTAAG GAACTGATTCAGCGAGAGGACTGGTCTATGTACGTGAACATCGCGAGAACGTCTAATGTGCGCCACCTCGCCCTCTCCTCTACTAAGATCGTCCTCGAGTGGACTAAGGCCATCACCTTCATCATCACCATCGTCTTCATGCTCCTGGTCTTCGGCCTGGAGAAGGGTCTCAAGAACTACCACCCTACCACCGGCTACCTCCTCATCACCGGCGTCTACTTCATCTCCACCGAGAAAGTCTTCATGGACATGTTCACCTCCTGGCTCGACTACAGGAAGTTTGAGTACTTCGAGAGCATGGAGAGCTTCTACTGTCCGGCAATTCTTATATCTTTCCATATCATCTTATCATCCGTCATCACGTTCCTCTGTGTCTTCACCGGCAATGTACGGCTCATCATCCTCTCCAGTTTCACAAATATACGCATCAAATATCGGGAGCTAAGTGAAGGATATTTAAAGCCGCTGAAGAAGGAATTAGGATTGTTGGCCGGTTACCGCGTGGCGAGCCGCTCTGAGGTCAGAGACCACGATGACGTCTGCGCCATCTGCCTGGCGCGCATGTCGTGTGCGCGCATAACGCAGTGCCAACATTTCTTCCATGCTGATTGCTTGCGTCGCTGCCTCAAGGAATCCCACAAGTGTCCTATATGCCAGTATAATATATGA
- the Ubc4 gene encoding ubiquitin-conjugating enzyme E2 K isoform X2 codes for MANIAIQRIKREFKEVIKSDEAQKCAINVELVGDDYRELRGEIAGPPDTPYEGATFHLEIKVPETYPFNPPKVKFVTKIWHPNISSVTGAICLDILKDQWAAAMTLRTVLLSLQALLAAAEPDDPQDAVVARQFKENHALFLQTAQYWSHIHAGVPKGNSEFSNKVRCLMDMGVGEHQALVALSSCNWDMDRAIEQLFS; via the exons ATGGCAAACATCGCCATACAGAGAATTAAGAGGGAGTTTAAAGAGGTTATCAAAAGCGACGAA GCTCAAAAATGTGCCATCAATGTTGAACTAGTTGGGGATGACTATCGAGAACTGAGAGGAGAGATAGCTGGTCCTCCTGATACTCCGTATGAGGGGGCAACCTTTCACCTTGAAATTAAAGTACCAGAAACATACCCTTTTAATCCTCCTAAG GTAAAATTTGTCACAAAAATCTGGCACCCCAACATTTCGTCAGTTACTGGTGCTATTTGCTTGGACATCTTGAAAGATCAGTG GGCAGCAGCAATGACCTTGCGAACAGTACTACTATCTTTGCAAGCATTGCTGGCAGCAGCAGAACCTGATGACCCTCAAGATGCAGTGGTGGCCAGACAGTTCAAAGAAAACCATGCTCTCTTCCTCCAAACAGCTCAGTACTGGTCACACATCCatgctggag TGCCCAAAGGCAACAGCGAGTTTTCTAACAAAGTTCGATGTCTGATGGATATGGGGGTAGGAGAACACCAAGCTCTTGTTGCTCTGTCATCTTGCAACTGGGATATGGAccgagcaattgaacagctattCTCATAG
- the LOC123765450 gene encoding uncharacterized protein: MEVSACLAEACPTATPTKQRCPPASPEVHSKLAISDGTKQNPTRQRSPYKHLREARPTTTPTRQQSSPALLQEARPTTSLTKQQSFPALLQEARPTTSLTKHQSFPALLQEARPTTVLTRQQSPPPIIVQVHLKPHLKNDPILAAAVEEAYAARQMRLDLELLMSTPKQYQPQRQSICPLTTQKAFFPETSGQQSPSHESTIASIKCQSPCERAIARLDRNLPRRLDRFAPSRRTIASSRELFRRAPLAKNTDSSCPEESNPKEVPTVGWKDFFRLALRKMTSFC, from the exons ATGGAAGTATCAGCATGCCTAGCAGAGGCCTGTCCGACCGCTACCCCGACGAAGCAACGGTGCCCTCCAGCAAGCCCAGAGGTACACAGCAAACTAGCCATCTCCGACGGCACCAAACAAAACCCGACGCGGCAACGGAGTCCTTACAAACACTTAAGAGAGGCCAGGCCGACCACTACCCCGACGAGGCAACAGAGTTCTCCTGCACTCCTACAAGAGGCCAGGCCGACCACTTCCCTGACGAAGCAACAGAGTTTTCCTGCACTCTTACAAGAGGCCAGGCCGACCACTTCCCTGACGAAGCATCAGAGTTTTCCTGCACTCTTACAAGAGGCCAGACCGACCACTGTCCTCACGAGGCAACAGAGTCCTCCTCCCATCATCGTTCAAGTTCATCTCAAGCCACACTTGAAGAACGACCCAATACTGGCCGCTGCAGTGGAAG AAGCGTATGCAGCCCGACAAATGCGGCTGGATCTGGAGTTACTGATGAGCACGCCCAAGCAATACCAGCCACAGCGCCAAAGTATTTGTCCCCTCACAACGCAGAAAGCTTTCTTCCCGGAGACTAG TGGACAGCAGTCTCCTAGCCACGAGTCCACCATCGCCAGTATCAAATGCCAATCACCCTGCGAGCGCGCCATCGCCAGACTAGACCGCAACTTGCCCCGCCGGCTGGACCGCTTTGCACCCTCCAGGCGTACCATCGCCAGCAGCAGAGAACTGTTCCGTCGAGCACCTCTGGCAAAGAATACCGACTCCTCTTGTCCCGAGGAGTCGAACCCGAAGGAAGTACCTACCGTGGGTTGGAAGGACTTTTTCCGGTTAGCTCTACGTAAGATGACGTCGTTTTGCTAG
- the LOC123765449 gene encoding E3 ubiquitin-protein ligase RNF139 isoform X1, which produces MTVVSSKTVRSSRSSDDGGPCVLVVTTTPTRAAGRRVWVMGVWSRLAFRVYYSWERQRRAAYLPPFFLQAAHSSGRHQRRTRTAGSRLTLLGVTLLLLLLLPWAAWLRVQQQAAHLMGVAGAPAPSVQARAAWERVEELGLLLVGVAGTLTAAVLASCGCLAVMADHQLQGVAAHEGSSSSKYLSFVRRVMMRTKRHILGFETLYMKMKNLSILLNQLVFFGMCERLLLRDERLSSLYTLMFFNVLAYSVSYVKELIQREDWSMYVNIARTSNVRHLALSSTKIVLEWTKAITFIITIVFMLLVFGLEKGLKNYHPTTGYLLITGVYFISTEKVFMDMFTSWLDYRKFEYFESMESFYCPAILISFHIILSSVITFLCVFTGNVRLIILSSFTNIRIKYRELSEGYLKPLKKELGLLAGYRVASRSEVRDHDDVCAICLARMSCARITQCQHFFHADCLRRCLKESHKCPICQYNI; this is translated from the exons ATGACGGTGGTGAGTAGCAAGACTGTCAGGAGTAGTCGAAGTAGCGATGACGGTG GtccgtgtgtgttggtggtgaccaCGACGCCGACAAGGGCAGCCGGGAGGCGCGTGTGGGTGATGGGGGTGTGGTCACGCCTCGCCTTTCGTGTGTATTATTCGTGGGAGCGACAGAGACGGGCGGCATACCTGCCGCCCTTCTTCCTCCAGGCCGCCCACTCTAGTGGACGACATCAACGCCGGACTCGGACAGCAGGAAGTCGCCTAACTCTCCTTG GCGTGACGCTGCTTctactgctcctgctgccgtGGGCGGCGTGGTTGAGAGTACAGCAACAGGCCGCCCACTTGATGGGCGTGGCGGGCGCGCCCGCACCATCCGTACAGGCGAGGGCGGCGTGGGAGCGGGTGGAGGAGCTGGGCctcctgctggtgggtgtggctggcacCCTCACAGCGGCCGTGTTGGCCTcgtgtgggtgtctggctgtgaTGGCAGACCATCAACTTCAAG gtgtggcggcacacgagggcagcagcagcagcaaatatCTGTCGTTCGTTCGGCGTGTGATGATGAGGACCAAGCGACATATCCTGGGGTTCGAAACCCTCTACATGAAGATGAAAAATCTGTCCATCTTGCTCAACCAG CTTGTATTCTTCGGTATGTGTGAGAGGCTTCTGCTGAGGGACGAGCGGCTCTCCAGCTTGTACACTCTCATGTTCTTCAACGTCCTGGCCTACTCCGTCTCCTACGTTAAG GAACTGATTCAGCGAGAGGACTGGTCTATGTACGTGAACATCGCGAGAACGTCTAATGTGCGCCACCTCGCCCTCTCCTCTACTAAGATCGTCCTCGAGTGGACTAAGGCCATCACCTTCATCATCACCATCGTCTTCATGCTCCTGGTCTTCGGCCTGGAGAAGGGTCTCAAGAACTACCACCCTACCACCGGCTACCTCCTCATCACCGGCGTCTACTTCATCTCCACCGAGAAAGTCTTCATGGACATGTTCACCTCCTGGCTCGACTACAGGAAGTTTGAGTACTTCGAGAGCATGGAGAGCTTCTACTGTCCGGCAATTCTTATATCTTTCCATATCATCTTATCATCCGTCATCACGTTCCTCTGTGTCTTCACCGGCAATGTACGGCTCATCATCCTCTCCAGTTTCACAAATATACGCATCAAATATCGGGAGCTAAGTGAAGGATATTTAAAGCCGCTGAAGAAGGAATTAGGATTGTTGGCCGGTTACCGCGTGGCGAGCCGCTCTGAGGTCAGAGACCACGATGACGTCTGCGCCATCTGCCTGGCGCGCATGTCGTGTGCGCGCATAACGCAGTGCCAACATTTCTTCCATGCTGATTGCTTGCGTCGCTGCCTCAAGGAATCCCACAAGTGTCCTATATGCCAGTATAATATATGA
- the Ubc4 gene encoding ubiquitin-conjugating enzyme E2 K isoform X1, translated as MDERTGSSDASVGLGTTTTSGVTLMIGSSGTSVGLGTATSAFTLVAQKCAINVELVGDDYRELRGEIAGPPDTPYEGATFHLEIKVPETYPFNPPKVKFVTKIWHPNISSVTGAICLDILKDQWAAAMTLRTVLLSLQALLAAAEPDDPQDAVVARQFKENHALFLQTAQYWSHIHAGVPKGNSEFSNKVRCLMDMGVGEHQALVALSSCNWDMDRAIEQLFS; from the exons ATGGATGAGAGGACGGGGTCAAGTGATGCCAGTGTGGGcttgggcaccaccaccacctctggcgTCACTCTGATGATAGGGTCAAGTGGCACCAGTGTAGGCCTGGGCaccgccacctctgccttcacacTGGTG GCTCAAAAATGTGCCATCAATGTTGAACTAGTTGGGGATGACTATCGAGAACTGAGAGGAGAGATAGCTGGTCCTCCTGATACTCCGTATGAGGGGGCAACCTTTCACCTTGAAATTAAAGTACCAGAAACATACCCTTTTAATCCTCCTAAG GTAAAATTTGTCACAAAAATCTGGCACCCCAACATTTCGTCAGTTACTGGTGCTATTTGCTTGGACATCTTGAAAGATCAGTG GGCAGCAGCAATGACCTTGCGAACAGTACTACTATCTTTGCAAGCATTGCTGGCAGCAGCAGAACCTGATGACCCTCAAGATGCAGTGGTGGCCAGACAGTTCAAAGAAAACCATGCTCTCTTCCTCCAAACAGCTCAGTACTGGTCACACATCCatgctggag TGCCCAAAGGCAACAGCGAGTTTTCTAACAAAGTTCGATGTCTGATGGATATGGGGGTAGGAGAACACCAAGCTCTTGTTGCTCTGTCATCTTGCAACTGGGATATGGAccgagcaattgaacagctattCTCATAG